From the genome of Salmonella enterica subsp. houtenae serovar Houten:
ACGCAGAATGTTGCGTTTTGCGCCGAAATCATAGGCCACCACATGGAACGGCAGGTCATCCTCAGATTTCGCTTCCGGTAAACCATCTTTCAGCGTCCAGCTACCCTGCGTCCAGCGGTAGGTTTCCGCAGTGGTCACTTCTTTCGCCAGATCCATACCATTAAGTCCAGGAAATGCTTTCGCTTTTTCCAGCGCCAGCTTCGCATCCAGGCTATCGCCTGCAATGATGCAGCCGTTCTGTGCGCCTTTCTCACGCAGCAGTCGGGTCAGCTTGCGGGTATCGATATCGGCAATCGCCACGATGTTATGGCGCTTCAGCCAGGAAGAGAGGCCTTCGGTATTGCGGAAGTTGCTGGCAATCAGCGGCAGGTCGCGAATAACCAGACCCTGAGCGTGTACCTGAGAAGACTCTTCATCGGCTTCATTGGTGCCGACATTACCAATATGGGGATAAGTAAGAGTGACGATTTGGCGGGAATAGGAAGGATCAGTGAGGATTTCTTGATAACCGGTCATTGAAGTATTGAAAACGACTTCCCCAACCGCCGAACCTGTTGCCCCAATGGCCCGACCGTGAAACTGGGTTCCGTCTTCCAGAACCAATAGCGCTGACTTAATCAAAACACCCTCCAGAGAATATTCACTCACTTTATTTGCATATTAATTCATTCAGTCAGTATGAAGCAATGCAAATTTGCTTACCCGTGGATTTCTGGCAAACGGCGGCATTCTGAAGTTAAGCCGGATAAAAGTCAACTTAAAGAGGGTGTTTTTTATGTTATTTTGTACATTATAAGGAGGTTATTCGTTTTAATAGGTAAAAAGATCAACTAAGTGCCCATAGAAAACGCTTGCGCTTCCTTGAGTTCACAAAAAATTGGATGGCATGATAAAAAGTGGACCAACTGGTCAAATTTCACGTTAAACCAACAAAAAATCACAACAAAAACTTATTTAATTCCGATTAATCTCAATAAATAAAGAAAAAAGCAATATTTTATAATAAAACATCAAAAAAAACCTATAAATCAATAAATTATAAAAACAAAAAAACAAATAAAATAATGATAAATGCATAAAAAACCAATAATTAAGATTATATATTAAAGATTACAATCAAAACATGAGCATTAACTTCTTTTTGTTTGAGATAAGCGCATACGACTGGACTACAACCTGCCTCACCACAGCACAAAAAAAAGATAACTTATTGAAATAAAAGAGATAAAAAAGCATCACCTTAAAAACAAATGTGATCTATTTCACAAAATGCCACCTCCCGGCAGCCCATCATAGCCTTCGTTCTCTTAATCACATTCTTTTAATTCAATCACTTAAGGAAAAAACATGACTACTGAAAGCAATATTATTATCGATGGCGATTTTGAAGAAGGGTTTGATGGCTGGGTACTGTCATCGCAGTCATCTATATTTGTCGAAGATGGCGCGACAGGAAACAACCACTTTTGTCGAATCGAACCCACCAATACCATTACGCAATACTTTACCATTGAGCCCGAAACCACCTATCGGCTGACTCTCGCCGTCAGAGGCGGGGCGAAAGGAAACGTTACTATTTCTCAGACTTATCCAGTCCATACCTCTTTTATCGCTGACATTAATACTAACTTAAATGCTGAATGGCACAGGGAAGAGTATGCCTTCGCAACCAGCGCTGATACCGGTCGTACCGCGTTCAGGATTTCCGTTCCGTGGAACAGCACTAACAGCGCAATGGATATCGATCTTATCAGCCTGGTCGAGGTGCCTTTTGAATACAGTAAGCCGTTGTGGGTGAATATGACTAACGTCAGTTCAGGCAGTAACTTTTTCCAGTTGAACGTAATGACCCGTACCGATGCGCCTGAAGGGCAAATTAACCGCATTTATCGTAATGGCAATTACGTCACGCAGATGGATGCCGTTGGCCCGGATGACTTTAACCAAACCGGCGGCTATTCCAGCTTTGCTGTTGGCGATGTATTCCAGTTCCGCGCTTATAACAGCCTTACCGGGAAAGAGTATTTACTCTGTGAAACCACCTATGAGCAGCTTACTGCAAGCGGCGTTTTTAATATTGAATAACCCTCCACGCTTATTCATTTATCAGTAAATACTTTATTAATTCTATTTAAAAGAGATATATCATGGCTGAAATTAACAATATTATTATTGATGGTTCCTTTGAGGATGGTTTAACAGAACAGTGGCAAATTGGCTCACTGGTTGAAGTAGAAGAAAATGACAACAACCATGTTTGCCGTATCGATAGCGCTAACGCCTTAAGCCAGACGGTAACGCTGGAGACATTCATGACCTACGCGATATCTTTTTCAATCACGGGAAACCTTGCTGGAAAAATTATCATTCAGACCACAGACAGAACCACGACGTTTTTTGAACATGATATCAATATGACCACGCAAGATGACTGGCATACGGAATCACTGGAGTTTTCGACACAGACGGTAGCAGGCGAAGCCGTTGTCAGCTTTATCGCGCCAGGTGAGATTGGCGCAGGAAGTCTGTTTATCGATAATATGAACATGGTGGCGGTGCCCTTCGTATTTACTCGCCCACTGTGGGTCAATATGGATCGGGCATCCAGTAATTATGTCTACTATCAATATGGCATAATGACTACTGCGGATGCCGCGACACAAACCTATCGTTTATATAAAAACGAGGGTTTTCTCGCAGAATACAGCATCGGGGCGGATGATTTTGTACAAAGTACAACAATGAATACCGTTGTTGCCACGGATGTATTTAAACTGACTATTCTTAACGCGAAAACAACGGCAGAACATGTCGTGAGCGAAGAAACTGTCGAAACATTAATGGCGAAAGGTGTTATTTATCTGACCGAATAACCGGGTGGCAAAAAACAAAAGGGCAATAATATATTGCCCTTTGTAATCAATTAATCTTGATTACCACAACCACATCACGAAGGTATTTAGTCGTTATAATACATCCAGACCCAGCACATCCCGCATGTCAAATAGCCCATTTTTCTTCGTTTTTAGCCATAATGCCGATCGCAACGCGCCATTTGCAAAAGTCATTCGGCTGGAAGCTTTATGCGTAATCTCTACGCGCTCGCCAATATCGGCAAACATCGCGGTATGTTCGCCAACGATGTCGCCCGCCCGAACGGTTGCAAAGCCAATCGTCCCCGGTACGCGCTCGCCGGTATGCCCTTCCCGGCTGTAAACCGCACAGTCTTGCAGATCTTTATTCAGCGCATGGGCAATCGTCTCTCCCATCGCCAGCGCAGTTCCTGACGGCGCATCGACTTTATGACGATGATGTGCTTCGATAATCTCAATATCGCTATAGTCGCCCATCACTTTCGCTGCTTTTTCCAGCAGTTTAAGCATCACATTGACGCCCACGCTGAAATTAGCCGCAAAAACAATGGCGATCTCCTGCGCGGCATTGCGAATAGCCTGTTTACCGGCCTCATCAAAACCGGTGGTGCCGATCACCATCGCTTTACCATGTTTACGGCAGAATGCCAGATGCGCCAGCGTGCCTTCAGGACGGGTAAAATCGACCAGAACATCGAAATCATCTTTGACCGACGCCAGATCGCTTTGAATGATGACGCCCGTTTTCCCCACGCCTGCCAGTTCGCCCGCATCGCTACCCAGCAATGAAGACCCTTCACGTTCCAGCGCGGCGCCTGGCTGAATACCCTCCATGTGCAACGCGGCCTGAATTAACTGACGGCCCATGCGTCCTCCCGCGCCGACAATCGCGACGCGGATCTGTGCTTCATGCATAGTTATTCTCTTACGTTAAAATGATGTAAACCGTTTTCAGATTAACCAGCCTCTGACGAGGCCGCCATCTAAAATCGCCGATAATTAGAAATTAATGATAAACAGGGAGTGATATCAGTAAAAGACATGACATTACGGAATAAGTAACGTCATCGGGGTATAAGCGCAGGGATCATGGCGCCAACGCCAGCGTGTCTGCGGTCCACTGTTGAAATCCGGCAACATCAATGTCCAGCGCCACCTGAACGTTTGCCGGTCTTCCCAGCCGCCCCTCAATATCAACGACCGTCGTGCCTGCGGTATATTCCCCCTGCGTTTCCACCGCCACAAAGCAGGGTTTAAGGGTAAACAATTCCGGGCGCGCCAGCCAGGCGATCGCGCAGAGAGCGTGCATCCGGACGCCAGTGCGCATACTACCGCTGCGATAATGGTTGAACAGGCCGTGCAACATCTTACCGGTACGATTAAGCGCGGGCAGTTTATTCAGAAAATCTGGCGAGAGCATTGCTTGATTCGTGACGTCCAGCCCACACATCACAATCTCAATGCCGCTACGAAATACGTGGGCGGCGGCTTCCGGATCGACAGCAATGTTAAATTCAGCATTAGGCGTAAAATTGCCGCGCCCTGCGGAACCGCCCATCAACACCAGACGGCGAATGTTAAACGCGCACTCTGGATAGTGCATCAGTAGCAACGCAATATTGGTCAATGGCCCAATCGCCACCAATGTCATGGGCTCCGGGGCGTTCATCAGCACATCCCGGATAGCGATAAACGCAGGCTTTGCCAACGGTTGGCGCTGATGGTCGACAAAATCATAGCCTTCCATGCCGGACTCGCCGTGGACGTATGCCGCATCGCGTAACGGACGCAGCAGCGGCGTCGCAGCCCCCTGGGCAAGTGGGATATCGCTGTTCCAGAAATGCAGAAGCTGCAACGCATTACGGGTCGTTTTTTCAACGGACACATTGCCTGCGACGGTGGTTATCAGTTGCAAATCAAGCTGGGGGGCGAACAGCGCAGCGGTAATCGCAGCCGCGTCATCAATGCCCGGATCGGTGTCAAGTAGGATTGGCAAACGCATATCTGCTCCATAAAAAATGCCAGACAGAGTATCTGGCATCTTCGCATAACCGGAGCGTGAAAAATTTACTCTACCTCACGAACCTCCACACGCAGCTCTTTCGGCACTTCGAAAACAATATTTTCTTCGCGGCCCTCAAGCGTGACAGCTTCGCCGCCGCCAAACTCCCGCAGACGCGCAATAACATTCTGTACCAGAATATCCGGCGCGGAAGCGCCAGCGGTGACGCCGACGCAGGCGGCTTCTTTCACCCACGACGCCTGGATATCCGCCGCATCGTCGATAAGAAACGCGGTTCTTCCCATCCGTTGGGCCAGTTCCGCCAATCGGTTAGAGTTAGAAGAGTTTTTCGAGCCGACCACCAGCACCACGTCAGCCTGCTCCGCCAGCGCCCGCACCGCTTCCTGACGATTGGTAGTGGCATAGCAAATATCGTCTTTGCGCGGGCCGACGATTTTCGGGAAGCGTTTACGCAGCGCATCAATCACATCGGACGTATCGTCCACGGAAAGCGTGGTTTGCGTCATGAAGGAGAGCTTGCCTTCATTTTTGACATTCAGTGTCCAGACGTCCGCTGGCGACTCAACCAGGTACATCCCCCCTTCCGGGTTGCTGTACTGGCCCATGGTGCCTTCCACTTCCGGATGCCCGGCGTGGCCGATTAGAATAGATTCTTCACCGCGACGGCTGGCGCGCGCCACTTCCATATGGACTTTCGTCACCAGCGGGCAGGTGGCGTCAAAAACGGTAAGATCGCGGCTTTTCGCCTCGTTACGCACCGCCTGGGAAACCCCGTGAGCGGAGAAGATCAGAATGGCGCCATCCGGCACTTCGCTAATTTGTTCTATAAAGATCGCCCCGCGCTTGCGCAGGCTGTCCACTACATAGCGGTTATGCACTACTTCGTGCCGAACGTAAATTGGCGCGCCGTAAATGGCGAGCGCATTTTCAACAATGCTGATAGCGCGGTCTACCCCAGCGCAAAAACCGCGTGGGTTGGCCAACAGGATCTGCATGTTTATGCCTCCAGCGCCGGATCGATTTCCAGCACTTCAATATCAAAATGAACGGTACGCCCGGCCAGCGGATGGTTAAAATCAACAGTAATCGAATCGCCGTTAATTTCGCGAATCACGCCAGGCATTTCGCTGCCATCCATTGCGGTAAAAAGCATAATCGCCCCGACTTCCGGTTCGCCCGCCGCCATAAACTCACGGCGCGAGAAATACTGGATCAAGTCCGGACTGGGGACACCAAACGCGGCGTCAGGCTCGAGCGAAAACGCTTTCTTTTCCCCTTCTTTCAACCCCAGAAGCTGCTGCTCCAGGCCTTCGGAAAGCGAGGTATCGCCAAGACGGAACAGGGCTGGCTTGCCGTTGTTGCGGGTAGATTCCGCCGTTGAGCCATCATCCAGTTTTAGGGTGAAGTGAACGAGGATCGCGCTGTTGCTCTGTACGGATTTAGACATGCAAATTGCTCACGTGTTTTGCCCGGAGGCACAAAGAACGATAAAATCGCAGGCCGGATAAGGCGTTTTTACCGCCATCCGGCATAACGTTTGCCTGATGGCGCGGCGCTTATCAGGCCTACAAAACCTGATAAGCGCCACCCTGTATTTACGCTTATGCCTGTTCTTTCGCTGTCGGCTTCGGCAAAAAGCCTTCCAGTACAATCAGCGCCGCGCCGAGACAGATCGCGCTATCGGCAAGGTTGAAAGTCGCGAAATGCCAGTCGCCGACGTAAAAATCGATCATGTCGACAACGAAGCCGTGCCACAGACGATCGAACAAATTACCCAGCGCGCCGCCAATAATGAGCGCATAAGCGATGTTATTCAGCTTCTGCGTCGCTTTCGAGCGATACATCATCACCAAAAGGATCACGCAGATACCTATCGCAATCCCGGCAAAGAACCAGCGCTGCCAGCCGCCGCTATCCGCCAGGAAGCTAAAAGCCGCGCCGTAGTTACGCGCATAATGCAGATTAAGCGACGGGAACAGCCCTACTGTATCCCCCAGAGCGAAATTCTGGAGGATCAGGTATTTGCTGCCCAAATCGATAATCAGCACGACTACTACCAGCCATAGCCAGCGTAGTCCTGTTGAACAGAGTGGTTTACTCATCAGGCAAATTTACGTTGTTCGCCATTACCGGCGATGTTGCTGACACAGCGTCCGCAGATATCTGCATGTTCCGCCACCTTGCCGACATCAGTAGTGTAGTGCCAGCAGCGCGGACACTTATCACCCTCGGCACGCGTTACCACTGCCTGAACTGTCGTATTACCAGCATTGTACTGAATATTTTCATCATCAATACCCCCCGGCTGCTCAGAAATCACGAACTGGGACGTAATGAAGATAAATCTGACCTCTTCACCCAACAGTTTCAGCTTCTCGATCGTACCGTTAGCATCGTCAGCATATTTCAGCGTCACTTTTGCTTCCAGATTCGATTTGATGCCATTGGCTTTCTGATTTTCCAGCTCTTTGTTGACCTGGTCCTTGATATAGCGGACATCATCCCAGAATGCGTCATTAAATTCTTCATTCTCTTCCAGGCCAAACAACCCGTCGTACCATTCGCCGGTGAAGACATATTTTTCACGCTCGCCCGGCAGGTAGCCCCAGATTTCATCAGCCGTGAAGGACATGATCGGCGCCATCCAACGGACCAGCGCCTCTGCGATATGATACAGCGCGGTCTGGCAGCTACGACGCGCGACGCTATCGGCCTTCGCGGTATACTGACGGTCTTTAATGATATCGAGGTAGAACGAGCCCATTTCAACAGAGCAGAAGCGCATCAGGCGCTGTACCACTTCATGGAAGTCGTAAGCTTCGTATGCCTTCAAAATCTCTTCCTGCGCCGTTTTCGCGCAGCCCACCGCCCAGCGATCCAGCACGACCATCTCTTCCGGTTTGACCATATCGGTGGCCGGATTGAAGCCATTGAGGTTCGCCAGCAGGAAGCGCGCGGTATTACGGATACGACGATAGCTATCGGCGGCACGTTTGAGGATCTCGTCAGAGACCGCCATTTCGCCGGTATAGTCAGTAGATGCCACCCACAGACGCAGGATATCCGCGCCCAGTTTATTCATCACATCCTGCGGCGACACGGTGTTACCGATGGATTTGGACATCTTGCGCCCCTGACCATCGACGGTGAAGCCGTGAGTCAGTACCTGGCGGTATGGCGCTTTGCCTTTCATCGCCACGCTAATCATCAGGGAGGACATAAACCAGCCGCGATGCTGGTCAGACCCTTCCAGATACATATCGGCAGCGTGACCGGCGAATTCCGGGCACGCGTCAACCACGGAATAACTGGTGGAACCGGAATCAAACCAGACATCCAGGGTATCCGGAACTTTCTCGTATTGATCAGCATCTTCGCCGAGGATCTCTTTCGGGTCGAGATCCCACCACGCCTGGATACCGTCAACTTCGACGCGTTTCGCTACCTCTTCCATCGCCGCCAGAGTACGCTCAATCGGCAGCAGCTCCTGCGTTTCTTTATGCACGAACAGCGACATCGGTACGCCCCAGGTACGCTGACGTGAGATACACCAGTCAGGACGGTTAGCGACCATTGATTCAATACGCGCCTGCCCCCAGTCCGGGATCCACTGAACGCCTTTGATCTCTTTCAGGGACTGTTGACGGAGCCCTTCTTTATCCATGCTGACGAACCACTGCGGGGTCGCGCGGAAAATGATCGGCGTTTTGTGACGCCAGCAGCACGGATAGCTATGCTGCATTTTTTCGACATGCAGCAGCGCGCCTTTTTCTTTCAGCAGTTCAATAACGATATCGTTCGCTTTGAAGACGTTAACGCCGTCAAGCGTTGGATATGTGCCTGGCAGATAAGCACCGTCCGGCCCGACCGGGTTAGCGGTTTCCAGGCCATACTTTTGACCGATCACATAGTCATCCGGGCCGTGACCAGGCGCGGTATGTACCGCGCCGGTACCCGCGTCAAGGGTGACGTGATCGCCGAGGATCGCCGGCACGTCAAAGCCCATAAACGGATGGGTAAAGCGCAGCAATTCCAGCTCAGCGCCCTTCACTGTGCCAAGAAGGGTGTAATCCGCCGCGCCGATACGTTGCATCACGCTCTCTACCAGATCTTTCGCCAGGATCAGCGCCTGTCCGTCAACCTGCACCAGAGCATAGTCAAACTCCGGCGCGAGGGAGATGGCGCGGTTAGCCGGCAGCGTCCACGGCGTGGTCGTCCAGATGACCAACGAGATCGGGCCGCTCACGCCCGGCAGACCAAACTTCGCTTTCACCGCATCCTGATCGACGGCGCGGAACGCCACGTCGATAGACGGCGACGTTTTGTCGTAATACTCAACTTCCGCTTCCGCCAGCGCAGAACGACAGTCAACGCACCAGTGCACCGGCTTAGCGCCTTTGTGCAGATGACCGTTGCTGATGATTTTGCCCAGCGCGCGGATGATGTTGGCTTCGGTTTTGAAGTCCATCGTCAGATAGGGATGCGACCAGTCGCCCAGCACGCCCAGACGAATAAAGTCTTTACGCTGACCGTCAACCTGAGTGGCGGCATATTCGCGGCACTTGGCGCGGAATTCAGCGGCGGTGAATTTCTCGCCCGGCTTACCGTACTCCTGCTCGACTTTCAACTCGATAGGCAGACCGTGACAGTCCCAGCCCGGCACGTAAGGCGAGTCAAATCCCGACAGTCCTTTGGACTTCACGATAATGTCTTTCAGAATCTTGTTAACTGAGTGACCAATATGAATGCTGCCATTCGCATATGGAGGGCCATCATGCAGAATGAAGGTTTTTTTGCCTTTTTTGGCTGCACGAATGATGCCGTACAGGTCATCATCGGTCCAACGCGCCAGCATTCCCGGTTCACGCTTAGCGAGGTCGCCGCGCATCGGGAACCCTGTTTCCGGCAAATTTAGGGTCGATTTATAGTCACTCATCAGATTCTCGGTTCCGTATTTCGGTTTGATAAACACCGTCAGGGTTATACCTGCCCGGCTAGCCCAAAAAACTTGCGGGCCGTTAACTCATCGCGTGCGATTTGCGCTTTTAGCTCATCAAGCGACGCAAATCGCTGCTCATTACGTATCTTTTTACGCAGTATTACATCTATATGGCGACCGTAGAGGTCCATTACAACGTCCAGCAGATGCACTTCCAGTTGTTGACGCACGCCAGCCACCGTTGGGCGAGTGCCAATGTTCGCCACGCCGGGTAACGGCTTATCGCCAAGCCCGGTAACTTCTACCGCATAGACCCCTTTTACCGGGGAGACCTGACGGCGCAGCGGTAAGTTCGCCGTCGGGAAGCCAATGGTACGTCCCAGCTCGTCGCCATGAACGACACGCCCGGAAATAGTAAAGGGATGTCCCAGCAGGCTTTCGGCAAGCGCCAGGTTATCTTCCGCCAGAGCCTGTCTTACTGCGGTGCTACTGATACGCACGCCGCCTTCACAAAAGGTTTGGGTGCTGGAAACCGCAAAACCATACTCCGCCCCCGCCTTCTGTAATAACAAGAAATCGCCCGCGCGGCTAGCACCAAAGCGGAAATCATCGCCGACGGCAAGAAATTGCACGCCAAGTCGCTCCACCAGCAGTTCGCTGATAAACGTTTGCGCCGTCAAAGCGGCAAAGCGACGATCGAATTTCACGCACAGCACATAGTCCACGCCGCACTGCGCGAGGTAATGCAGTTTTTCACGCAGGCGCGTCAGGCGGGCGGGCGCTTTATCCGTCGCGAACAGCTCCAGCGGCTGCGGTTCGAAAATCATGACCACCACCGGCAGACCGCGTCTGCGTCCCTCTTCCTGCAGACCCTGCAGTAGAGCGCGATGCCCCCGATGTACGCCGTCGAAATTACCAATGGTCAGCACACACCCATGCGGGGCCTGACTGAGATTATGTATGCCGCGTATCAGCTTCATGTCTGACTCAAAACAGTGAAAATCGCAAGAGTATACCTTGTACAGCGGTCAAGGTTAACCGGCGATTGCTCAGGTGAAACATAAAGAAGATGCTTTTCATCGCCATGCGGTAAACTCCGCCCTAAAACCCGCCGCTTAATGTAATTTTTATCATGGAAAAGCTGTATTCACAGGCGCCAAGCTGGTAGAATCCTGCGCCATCACTACGTAACGAGCGTCGCCACATTAACGGCGCTTATTTGCACAAATCCATTGACAAAAGAAGGCTAAAAGGGCATATTCCTCGGCCTTTGAATTGTCCATATAGAACACATTTGGGAGTTGGACCTTGGCTAATATCAAATCAGCTAAGAAGCGCGCCGTTCAGTCTGAAAAGGCTCGTAAGCACAACGCAAGCCGTCGCTCTATGATGCGTACTTTCATCAAGAAAGTATACGCAGCTATCGAAGCTGGCGACAAAGCTGCTGCACTGAAAGCATTTAACGAAATGCAACCGATCGTGGACCGTCAGGCTGCTAAAGGTCTGATCCACAAAAACAAAGCTGCACGTCATAAGGCTAGCCTGACTGCACAGATCAACAAACTGGCATAATCGCCATTCGTTGACGCTTTGTGAAAAAACCCGCGAAAGCGGGTTTTTTTATACCTGCCGGATGGCGGCGTAAACGCCTTATCCGGCCACAGACGGTGCCGATTGCGTAAGCGGGCAATAAGTAAACTATTTGCTTATCGGCGTAAACAACGCAGAGTAATCGGCATTACATATACGCTGTACCGCCGGATGTTGAATCATTCTCTCGGCAAAAATCGCATGATACTCTTCCATGACATTCTCGACGCGCCCAATCTCTATGACTGACTCATCGGTATAAAAATCCAGCGAATAAAGACTCGGCGCCACAAAAATCGCATTGTGCGTCGCGCCAAACGCCTTCATTAAGGCCGCGTCGTCAAACTCGCCAAGAATCTCAACCTGCAAACCCTGCGAATTAAACCAGTTCAACAACTTACGTCCGAGCATCGAGCGGCGTCCCGGCACCAGCAACCGTCGTTCTTCCAGGCAGGCAGGGAACGCTTTTTCGGGAAGCGGATTCGTGCACCAGAAGCTGACGCTGCATTCGCCGATTTTAACTGAGAATAGCCCCTCCTGCTGCGTGGAATCTATCGGGCAGTCGGAGATAATCATATCCAGCTTGTGCTGGCTGAGTTGTTCGAGCAACATTTCGTGCGTGGACTCGAAACAACGTAGATGTATAGGTTCGTCCACCACCACCGCCGCATCCAGAACGCTACTGACCAGCCGTTTGGATAATGCGTCGGCGACACCGACATCGAACAACAGATTTGACTCCTTGCGGTAGTTGACGATATCCAGCATTTCCTGGCTTAACGTAAACATTTTATCCGCATAGCGAAAAACCAGCTCGCCCAGTTCACTGGGTTCAAGACCGCGTCCCTTACGTTTGAATAACTTCCCCTGTAAACGCTCTTCCAACGCTTTGATTTGGCCGGTAATGGTTTGCGGCGTCAGAAAAAGCGCCTCTGCGGCACCCACGACAGAACCTTCTTTATAGACATGCCAGAAGTAATAAAGATGGTTGTAGTTAATATGAGACATGCCCATTTCTCTCCCTGATCAATGTCGCAAGGGAGCACCAGATCGCTCCCCCTTTCCTTCGTTCCAGTTATGCCGGCGCGTTCAAACGCGCGCGCAGCCAGCTATATCCCACTACTGCAGAGAGCAATGAGCCAATCAAAATACCCAATTTCGCCCAGTTAATAAGTTCCGGATCGACATTGCCAAATGCCAGGCTGGCGATAAAGATGGACATCGTAAAGCCAATCCCGCACAAAATGCCGACCGCCATAATTTGCTGATAAGTGGTCCCCTGCGGCAGATGCGCCAGCTTTAAACGCAGCGCCAGCCAGCAAAACAGGCTAATCCCCAACGGCTTACCAATCAGCAGACCGGCAATAATCCCCAGCGGCAGCATCGAGGTCAAACCGTCTATCGTTATGCCCTGAAGAGAAACGCCGGCGTTCGCAAAAGCAAACAGCGGCAGGATCAGATACGCGACCCACGGGTGCAGAACATGCTCCAGCCGCTTCGCCGGCGAACGACCATGTTTTTCTTTCAGC
Proteins encoded in this window:
- a CDS encoding viral protein yields the protein MAEINNIIIDGSFEDGLTEQWQIGSLVEVEENDNNHVCRIDSANALSQTVTLETFMTYAISFSITGNLAGKIIIQTTDRTTTFFEHDINMTTQDDWHTESLEFSTQTVAGEAVVSFIAPGEIGAGSLFIDNMNMVAVPFVFTRPLWVNMDRASSNYVYYQYGIMTTADAATQTYRLYKNEGFLAEYSIGADDFVQSTTMNTVVATDVFKLTILNAKTTAEHVVSEETVETLMAKGVIYLTE
- the fkpB gene encoding FkbB-type 16 kD peptidyl-prolyl cis-trans isomerase, producing MSKSVQSNSAILVHFTLKLDDGSTAESTRNNGKPALFRLGDTSLSEGLEQQLLGLKEGEKKAFSLEPDAAFGVPSPDLIQYFSRREFMAAGEPEVGAIMLFTAMDGSEMPGVIREINGDSITVDFNHPLAGRTVHFDIEVLEIDPALEA
- the lytB gene encoding LytB protein, with protein sequence MQILLANPRGFCAGVDRAISIVENALAIYGAPIYVRHEVVHNRYVVDSLRKRGAIFIEQISEVPDGAILIFSAHGVSQAVRNEAKSRDLTVFDATCPLVTKVHMEVARASRRGEESILIGHAGHPEVEGTMGQYSNPEGGMYLVESPADVWTLNVKNEGKLSFMTQTTLSVDDTSDVIDALRKRFPKIVGPRKDDICYATTNRQEAVRALAEQADVVLVVGSKNSSNSNRLAELAQRMGRTAFLIDDAADIQASWVKEAACVGVTAGASAPDILVQNVIARLREFGGGEAVTLEGREENIVFEVPKELRVEVREVE
- the lspA gene encoding lipoprotein signal peptidase, with the translated sequence MSKPLCSTGLRWLWLVVVVLIIDLGSKYLILQNFALGDTVGLFPSLNLHYARNYGAAFSFLADSGGWQRWFFAGIAIGICVILLVMMYRSKATQKLNNIAYALIIGGALGNLFDRLWHGFVVDMIDFYVGDWHFATFNLADSAICLGAALIVLEGFLPKPTAKEQA
- the dapB gene encoding dihydrodipicolinate reductase, with protein sequence MHEAQIRVAIVGAGGRMGRQLIQAALHMEGIQPGAALEREGSSLLGSDAGELAGVGKTGVIIQSDLASVKDDFDVLVDFTRPEGTLAHLAFCRKHGKAMVIGTTGFDEAGKQAIRNAAQEIAIVFAANFSVGVNVMLKLLEKAAKVMGDYSDIEIIEAHHRHKVDAPSGTALAMGETIAHALNKDLQDCAVYSREGHTGERVPGTIGFATVRAGDIVGEHTAMFADIGERVEITHKASSRMTFANGALRSALWLKTKKNGLFDMRDVLGLDVL
- a CDS encoding viral protein, yielding MTTESNIIIDGDFEEGFDGWVLSSQSSIFVEDGATGNNHFCRIEPTNTITQYFTIEPETTYRLTLAVRGGAKGNVTISQTYPVHTSFIADINTNLNAEWHREEYAFATSADTGRTAFRISVPWNSTNSAMDIDLISLVEVPFEYSKPLWVNMTNVSSGSNFFQLNVMTRTDAPEGQINRIYRNGNYVTQMDAVGPDDFNQTGGYSSFAVGDVFQFRAYNSLTGKEYLLCETTYEQLTASGVFNIE
- the carA gene encoding carbamoyl phosphate synthase small subunit → MIKSALLVLEDGTQFHGRAIGATGSAVGEVVFNTSMTGYQEILTDPSYSRQIVTLTYPHIGNVGTNEADEESSQVHAQGLVIRDLPLIASNFRNTEGLSSWLKRHNIVAIADIDTRKLTRLLREKGAQNGCIIAGDSLDAKLALEKAKAFPGLNGMDLAKEVTTAETYRWTQGSWTLKDGLPEAKSEDDLPFHVVAYDFGAKRNILRMLVDRGCRLTVVPAQTSAEEVLKMNPDGIFLSNGPGDPAPCDYAIEAIEKFLQTDIPLFGICLGHQLLALASGAKTVKMKFGHHGGNHPVKDMDRNMVMITAQNHGFAVDEATLPANLRVTHKSLFDGTLQGIHRTDKPAFSFQGHPEASPGPHDAAPLFDHFIELIAQYRKIAK
- the rihC gene encoding ribonucleoside hydrolase RihC: MRLPILLDTDPGIDDAAAITAALFAPQLDLQLITTVAGNVSVEKTTRNALQLLHFWNSDIPLAQGAATPLLRPLRDAAYVHGESGMEGYDFVDHQRQPLAKPAFIAIRDVLMNAPEPMTLVAIGPLTNIALLLMHYPECAFNIRRLVLMGGSAGRGNFTPNAEFNIAVDPEAAAHVFRSGIEIVMCGLDVTNQAMLSPDFLNKLPALNRTGKMLHGLFNHYRSGSMRTGVRMHALCAIAWLARPELFTLKPCFVAVETQGEYTAGTTVVDIEGRLGRPANVQVALDIDVAGFQQWTADTLALAP